Genomic DNA from Gemmatimonadota bacterium:
CCGGCCGAGTTCATGAAGCTCCTCGAAGAAAAAGGCGTCTGACGCAAGTCCGTAGCGCCCGCTCGGCCTTCGTAGTCTCGCGCGACAGTAGCACCACCCTAGCATCACAGCAGTCGCGCGCTCAAGTTCCACTCATGCGCGCACTCCTCGCTTCTCTCCTCGCGCTGGCTGTGGTCTCGCCGGCGCTTCCCGCTCAGGCGGTTGATTCCCTCCCCACGCTCACCGTGGGATCCGCGACCGCTCACCGCGGCGAACGCGTGTACGGCACGCTCGTGATTCCGGCCGGCGTGGACTCCGGTACTACCATTCAGGTGGCCGTGATTCACGGTGCGGCGCCGGGGCCGATCGTCGCCTTCGTCTCCGGGGCGCACGGCACCGAATACACCTCCATTGTCGCCATGACACGGCTGATCGATCGTCTCAACCCTGCGCAGCTGCACGGGTCGGTGATCGTCGTGCCGCTGCTCAACGTCGCGTCCTTTGAGCAGATGGTGCCGCACGTAAACCCCGTGGACCGCAAAGGGATGAACACGCAGTACCCTGGCGATGTCACCGGCACGCAGACGGTGCGCGTACTCGCCTCCGTCGCGCAGAATGTCGTGCGCATTGCGGATGTGGTGGTGGACGTACACGGCGGCGACCTCGACGAAGATCTGCGCCCGTATAGTTATTGGATTCGCACCGGCGTCGTCTCACAGGACAGCGCGTCACGCAAACTCGCGCTCGCCTTTGGCCTCGACATGATCATCGTGCGCGATATCGACCTCGCGAACCCGGCCAGCACACGTAGCCTCAGCGGCTACGCGCTCTCACTCGGCAAAACCACCTTCGTCGCGGAAGCCGGCCACTCGGGGCTCGTCACCGCCGAAGAAACAGCCATGCTCGTGGAAGGGTCGGCCAACCTCCTCAGTTCAATGAAGATGATGACCCACCCCATGAAACCGGTGGTGCATCCCCTCTGGGTGGGGCCGGACGAACGCGTGCGCGCAGAGGGCGGCGGCATGTTCTACGCCACCGTCAAGCGCGGCGTCACCATCGCCAAAGGCGCGCGCGTTGGATTCATCACTGATTACGTTGGCCGTCGCACCGGCGACGTGGTGGCACCACAGGACGGTGTGGTGAGTTTCATTCGCGGCGTCCCATCCCTTTCCAAAGGCGCAACGATCGTCACCGTCACCAAGCGGTACGAGGGCGCGCCCCCAGCCTACGCCAAGCCAAAGCCATGACCGCTCGTCCGTGGATTCTCGCCGAAACAACATGGGCCGAAGTACGCGGCACCGCGTACAGTGTCGCCGTGCTTCCGTGGGGCGCGACCGAAGCGCATAACTACCACCTTCCCTACGCCACCGACAACATCCAGAGCGATGCGGTGGCCGCCGAAGCCGCGCGTCGCGCCTGGGAGCGCGGAACCAAAGCGATTGTCCTCCCCTGCATTCCGTACGGCGTGAACACGGGCCAGCTCGACATTCCGCTCTGCATCAACATGAATCCCTCCACGCAGTCTGCCGTGCTGGCCGATATCTGCTCAGCGCTGGAGGGACACGGCGTTCGAAAGTTGGTGATCGTCAACGGCCACGGCGGGAATGATTTCAAACAGATCATTCGTGAGCTGCAGCCGCGCACGGCTGTCTTTCTCTCGACGATCAACTGGTACAAGGTCGTGGATCCCAAGGGGCACTTCGCCGACCTCGGCGATCACGCAGGCGAGTTGGAGACGAGCGTCATGCAGCACATCGCGGCCGATCTCGTGCGTCCGTTGAGCAGCGCCGGCGATGGCGCCGAGAAGAAGTCGAAGCTCCGCGGGATTCGCGAAGGATGGGCTTGGGCGCCGCGCCAATGGACCAAGGTCAGCGCCGACACGGGCATCGGGAATCCCGCTGCTGCCACGGCGGAGAAAGGCGCGCGCTTCTTCGACTTGGTGTGCGAGCAGATCGCGGGCTATTTCACCGAACTCGCCGCACTCGACACGGCCGCGCCGTACGCCTAATGCTCGATGTGTAGTCGTTTGATGTCCTGCATCAGCCGCCAGCGCACGCGGCTGAGTTGCAGGAAGGCGACGGCAATCAGGCTCCCCACATAGCCCCACCAGATCCCCGCGGGGCCCATTCCGGCCCAGAGCGAGAGGGCGAGCCCCAGCGGGATCCCGACTCCCCAAAAGCCGCCGAGGTGGAGGAGCATGGGCACCCGCGTGTCGCCGGTGCCGCGCAGGATGCCGGCGGACACGCACTGGATTCCGTCGAACACCTGAAAGAGCCCCGCAATGGGAAGGAGCGACGACGCCATAGCGACGGTGGCGGCGTCCGCGGCAAAGCCGCTCGCGATGAACCGCGGGAGGAGGGTGAACGCCAGCATGGCGAAAGTCATGAACCCAACCCCCACGGCGAGGGCGGCCACCGCGTCGCGCCGCGCGGCGGACACGTCGTCGCGGCCAATCGCCCGGCCGACCATCGCCGCTGCTGCCGCGCCGACTCCCACCGGCACCATGAAAGTGATGGACGCCAAGTTCAACACAATTTCGTGTCCCGCGAGCGGCACAACGCCAAAAGTTCCGATCACTAACCCGCCCATCGAAAACACCGCCATCTCGAGCAGCTGTTGCAAGGCCACCGGAAGTCCAATCGCGAGCATTCGCACCATGGGCTTCAGCGCGAAGCTCTCGGGCAACCACGGGCGGATTGTAGGCCGCAGATGCGACCACCCGCCAGCCACAATGATCGCCAGTGTCACCCACCGGCTGATCACCGTGGCAATCGCCGAACCGGCGGGGCCGAGCGCGGGTGCGCCCCAATGCCCGTAAATCAACACCCAGTTCAGCACCACGTTCAGCACATTCGCCACGATAATCGACACCACAATGGCGCGCGCCGTGCCCATGGCCTGCAGTGATTGCCGGAACACCACAAACAAAAACGACGGCAGCACACCAAATATCAGCCAGTGAATCACACTCGCCGTGATCGGCACCACGCCATCTGGCTGATGCATCGAACGAAAGAATGGCTCCACCGGCCACATCGCCACCGACATCAGCACGCTCAGCACCACGGCCATGATCACGCCGCGCTGCACCCCGCGCGCCACGCCCACCGTGTCTTTGGCGCCAACGGCCTGTGACACGATTGGGTCGAGAACCAACAGGAGCCCCATCCCGAAGAGGAAGAGGTTCGACCAGTAGATATGTGCGAGCGCCACAGCGGCAATGGCGTCGGGCGACACGCGCCCCACCATCGCGGTGTCTACGACGCCCATCATCATCACGCCGACCTGCGCGAGCACAATCGGCCACGCGAGCCGCAGCATCTCGCGCAGTTCGCCGCTCGTGGGGCGGAGCTGCGCGAGGGGCAGCATCTACGCCTCTACTCCCACTCGATGGTGGCCGGCGGCTTGGAACTGATGTCGTACACCACGCGGTTCACGCCCTTCACTTCGTTGATAATGCGGTTCGACATCCGCGCCAACACTTCATGCGGGAAGGAGAACCAGTCCGCGGTCATACCGTCCGTGCTCGTGACCGCACGCAGTGCAATCACATACTCGTAGGTGCGACCGTCGCCCATCACGCCCACCGAGCGAATGGGGAGAAACACGGCGAAGGCCTGCCAGATGTCGTTATACAATCCAGCGCTGCGAATTTCCTCGAGGTAGATCGCATCGGCTTTGCGCAGCGTATCGAGCCGTTCCTCCGTCACTTCGCCGAGCACGCGAATCGCGAGCCCTGGCCCTGGGAACGGATGGCGCCCCACCATCTCCTCGGGGAGCCCAAGTTCGCGCCCCACATTACGCACTTCATCCTTGAACAGCTCACGCAACGGCTCAATGAGCTTGAACTTCATGTCCGGCTTGAGGCCGCCCACGTTGTGGTGCGTCTTGATCGTCGCGCTCGGGCCGCCCTTGGCGCTCACGCTCTCAATCACATCGGGGTACAGCGTGCCCTGCACCAAGAACTCAGCATTCTCGCCGGCTTCGGCAGTCGCTTCTTCAAACACATCAATAAACGCGTGGCCGATGGCTTTGCGCTTCTTCTCCGGGTCTCCTTCGCCTGCGAGCGCCTGCAAAAAGCGCTCCTCCGCGCGCACCGTCACGAGCTTGATGCCGAGGTGCTGCCCCATGGTGCGTTCCACCTGCTCGCGCTCGTGCAGACGCAGGAGCCCGGTGTCCACGAACACGCAGGTGAGCTGATCGCCAATAGCGCGATGCACCAACGCCGCCGCCACCGAACTATCGACGCCACCAGAGAGCCCGCAGATCACCTTCTTGGTACCAACGAGCGCGCGGATCTTGGCAATCTCGTTGTCAATAAAGGACCCCGGCGTCCAATCCGGCTCCGCCTTGCACACGCCAAACAAAAAGTTCGCAATGATCTCGGCGCCGCGCACCGTATGCGCCACTTCCGAGTGAAACTGAATCGCGTGAATCGGCTTGGTGGCATGGCGAATGCCCGCCACCACGTTGCCGGCACTCCCCGCCGTGAGCACGTACCCTGGCGGCGGCGTCTCCACATGGTCGCCGTGGCTCATCCATACCGTGGTGCGCTCTCCCTTGTCGAAGCCCGCGAACATGCCCGACGGCTCCTCAATCGTGATGTCCGCGCGACCATACTCGCGGCCGCCGCCTGCGACCACCGTGCCGCCCTCGGTGTGCGTGATCCACTGCAGTCCGTAGCAGACGCCAAGCACCGGCGCTACGTCGAGAATGGCACGGTCAAAAGTGGGAGCGCCCTCATCCGTGACGGAGTTTGGGCCACCACTCAGAATGATTCCCGTTGGCTTCCAGTCGCGAATCCATTGTAGCGACCGCGTGGTGGGATGAATCTCCGAGTACACGCGCGCCTCGCGCACCCGCCGCGCAATGAGCTGCGTGAACTGCGACCCGCAATCGAGAATCAGGATACGCGAACTCATTACACCTGCCATTTCGGGTCGGACAACTTGATGAACTCTACGTGTTTGCTGTCGAGATCGAGCACGGCTGCCGTTGGAGCGCCATGAATCCATCCGCACGCCTCGCCGGGATTGATAATCAACGTGTCACCGCGCGTCTTCATGGACTGCTGGTGCTCGTTGCCGTGCACCACCACGTGGTGCGCCTTCACCGACCGCGCAGCCACATCGCCAATGTCGTGCACAATGAGAATCTTGTGCTCACCAATGGTGATGCTGTGCGGCGATTCAAAGAGTTCGAGCCCCATCCCCTGTGCCGCAAAGGCGCGGAGCCCCTCAGGGTCACCGTCGTTGCGCCCAAAGACGCCTGCCAGCGCCACATTCGCATCCTGAAACGGCTTGAGCGCAAACGGGGAGCAGTAATCGCCCGCGTGCAGCACCATGCCGACGCCGCGCTCCACCATCTGCTTGAGCAATTCGGCAACGGCCGGCACCCGATCATGCGTATCCGAGATCAATCCGATGAGCATCAGGCATCCCTCCAGTCTGGGTCCTCGTGCTCGAGGCGCACCAGATCCTCGTAACGTTCGCGAGCCGTGACTACGGCAAAGCGGTGCCCGTCCACCATCACCTCGGCGGCGCGAGCGCGGGAGTTATATGTCGAACTCATCACATATCCATACGCACCCGCCGTGTGAATCACCAACAAATCACCCGGCTGCGCATCCTCCATTTCACGATCGAGTGCGAGAAAGTCTCCGCTCTCGCACACCGGGCCCACCACATCGACACGGGCACGCCCGGCCCGGTCACCTGCCGTCTCAATAAAATGATACGCGTCGTAATGCGACGGCCGCAGCAACTCGGTCATCCCGGCATCGCAAATGACATAATCCTTGCCGCCACTTTTTTTGCGGTACAAGACGCGCGCCAACAGCACGCCGCTCGCCGCCGCAAAAAAGCGACCGGGCTCCACCAACAACTCAGCCCCAATCTCGCGGATAGCGGGGATCACCACACGCTGCCACGCACCAAGATCAGGGTCGGTGTCCCCGTCGCCATACGCCACGGGCAACCCGCCACCAATGTCCACGTACTTGAGCGGCGCGCCTAGGGCGCGCGCCTG
This window encodes:
- a CDS encoding MATE family efflux transporter, which encodes MLPLAQLRPTSGELREMLRLAWPIVLAQVGVMMMGVVDTAMVGRVSPDAIAAVALAHIYWSNLFLFGMGLLLVLDPIVSQAVGAKDTVGVARGVQRGVIMAVVLSVLMSVAMWPVEPFFRSMHQPDGVVPITASVIHWLIFGVLPSFLFVVFRQSLQAMGTARAIVVSIIVANVLNVVLNWVLIYGHWGAPALGPAGSAIATVISRWVTLAIIVAGGWSHLRPTIRPWLPESFALKPMVRMLAIGLPVALQQLLEMAVFSMGGLVIGTFGVVPLAGHEIVLNLASITFMVPVGVGAAAAAMVGRAIGRDDVSAARRDAVAALAVGVGFMTFAMLAFTLLPRFIASGFAADAATVAMASSLLPIAGLFQVFDGIQCVSAGILRGTGDTRVPMLLHLGGFWGVGIPLGLALSLWAGMGPAGIWWGYVGSLIAVAFLQLSRVRWRLMQDIKRLHIEH
- a CDS encoding YfcE family phosphodiesterase, which encodes MLIGLISDTHDRVPAVAELLKQMVERGVGMVLHAGDYCSPFALKPFQDANVALAGVFGRNDGDPEGLRAFAAQGMGLELFESPHSITIGEHKILIVHDIGDVAARSVKAHHVVVHGNEHQQSMKTRGDTLIINPGEACGWIHGAPTAAVLDLDSKHVEFIKLSDPKWQV
- a CDS encoding succinylglutamate desuccinylase/aspartoacylase family protein — translated: MRALLASLLALAVVSPALPAQAVDSLPTLTVGSATAHRGERVYGTLVIPAGVDSGTTIQVAVIHGAAPGPIVAFVSGAHGTEYTSIVAMTRLIDRLNPAQLHGSVIVVPLLNVASFEQMVPHVNPVDRKGMNTQYPGDVTGTQTVRVLASVAQNVVRIADVVVDVHGGDLDEDLRPYSYWIRTGVVSQDSASRKLALAFGLDMIIVRDIDLANPASTRSLSGYALSLGKTTFVAEAGHSGLVTAEETAMLVEGSANLLSSMKMMTHPMKPVVHPLWVGPDERVRAEGGGMFYATVKRGVTIAKGARVGFITDYVGRRTGDVVAPQDGVVSFIRGVPSLSKGATIVTVTKRYEGAPPAYAKPKP
- a CDS encoding creatininase family protein; protein product: MTARPWILAETTWAEVRGTAYSVAVLPWGATEAHNYHLPYATDNIQSDAVAAEAARRAWERGTKAIVLPCIPYGVNTGQLDIPLCINMNPSTQSAVLADICSALEGHGVRKLVIVNGHGGNDFKQIIRELQPRTAVFLSTINWYKVVDPKGHFADLGDHAGELETSVMQHIAADLVRPLSSAGDGAEKKSKLRGIREGWAWAPRQWTKVSADTGIGNPAAATAEKGARFFDLVCEQIAGYFTELAALDTAAPYA
- the guaA gene encoding glutamine-hydrolyzing GMP synthase translates to MAGVMSSRILILDCGSQFTQLIARRVREARVYSEIHPTTRSLQWIRDWKPTGIILSGGPNSVTDEGAPTFDRAILDVAPVLGVCYGLQWITHTEGGTVVAGGGREYGRADITIEEPSGMFAGFDKGERTTVWMSHGDHVETPPPGYVLTAGSAGNVVAGIRHATKPIHAIQFHSEVAHTVRGAEIIANFLFGVCKAEPDWTPGSFIDNEIAKIRALVGTKKVICGLSGGVDSSVAAALVHRAIGDQLTCVFVDTGLLRLHEREQVERTMGQHLGIKLVTVRAEERFLQALAGEGDPEKKRKAIGHAFIDVFEEATAEAGENAEFLVQGTLYPDVIESVSAKGGPSATIKTHHNVGGLKPDMKFKLIEPLRELFKDEVRNVGRELGLPEEMVGRHPFPGPGLAIRVLGEVTEERLDTLRKADAIYLEEIRSAGLYNDIWQAFAVFLPIRSVGVMGDGRTYEYVIALRAVTSTDGMTADWFSFPHEVLARMSNRIINEVKGVNRVVYDISSKPPATIEWE